A DNA window from Etheostoma spectabile isolate EspeVRDwgs_2016 unplaced genomic scaffold, UIUC_Espe_1.0 scaffold00001317, whole genome shotgun sequence contains the following coding sequences:
- the LOC116674956 gene encoding GTPase IMAP family member 7-like: MAVFPAGPDLRIVMIGKTGVGKSAVGNTIMGERQFKSRPSSESVTESCEKGVTRWGNRVVSVVDTPGILDTQKSQEFMKREIVKCVEVSCPGPHVFLLVIQVGRFTNEEKNSVEALQELFGANANRYMIVLFTRGGDLGDQTIQEYVREGSPDLRRVIQSCGNRFHVFDNTSKDKSQVVELVKKIDDMVAANGGAHYTDAMFQEVKKKQEMSMGRSGAAKDEEYEFLAALMQRIILFHCILGRLKE, translated from the exons ATGGCTGTATTTCCTGCTG GTCCTGATTTGAGAATCGTGATGATTGGAAAAACTGGTGTTGGTAAGAGTGCTGTTGGAAACACCATTATGGGAGAGAGACAGTTCAAATCCCGTCCCAGTTCAGAGTCAGTGACTGAGTCCTGTGAGAAAGGTGTGACACGCTGGGGTAACAGAGTGGTTAGTGTGGTAGACACACCAGGGATCCTTGACACTCAGAAGTCACAAGAATTTATGAAAAGAGAAATTGTGAAATGTGTTGAAGTGTCATGTCCTGGTCCTCATGTGTTCCTGCTGGTCATCCAAGTCGGTCGATTCACCAACGAAGAGAAAAACTCTGTGGAAGCCCTGCAAGAGCTGTTTGGTGCTAACGCTAACCGGTACATGATCGTGCTGTTTACCCGTGGTGGTGATCTTGGAGACCAGACCATACAAGAGTATGTGCGTGAGGGCAGTCCAGACCTCCGACGAGTCATCCAAAGCTGTGGTAACAGGTTCCACGTCTTTGACAACACCAGTAAAGACAAAAGTCAAGTGGTGGAGCTGGTTAAGAAGATTGATGACATGGTTGCTGCAAACGGGGGGGCACACTACACAGATGCCATGTTTcaagaagtgaagaaaaaacaagaaatgtcaATGGGAAGGTCAGGGGCTGCCAAGGATGAAGAATATGAATTCCTGGCTGCACTGATGCAACGCATCATACTTTTCCACTGCATTCTTGGAAGATTAAAGGAATAG
- the LOC116674958 gene encoding GTPase IMAP family member 7 isoform X2 → MSRSKKISVAVLGIEDSLKKNLITSILGTDLSQLPKNNVLKETEIYENDKYMVTCTPDLYKQCDDIKQLFAINRQPDMVFLVVEEGFSTEEVWKQVDSLHKTTGKPTEDFIVVLPLSNEKKNSYPFRCYTLDQVFSKLKQLAEERQQPTNQSDADHPESSNNSTGEHSGTEVNLVLLGMTGAGKSASGNTILGENWFNSKASSIPFTTECQEAETEIGGRRVRVIDTPDIFDENRKSSNKDHVRKCKDLCQSGPCVYLLVIHVSRFTDGERKILKKLETAFGREVVKQTVVLFTRGGDLQHGGMSFKAFLRGCQPDLKKIVEKCGGRCVVFENSTSGSDQVEELMQIVDRMLTERKKNVHVSGQVRK, encoded by the exons ATGTCTCGCA GTAAGAAGATCTCGGTCGCTGTCCTGGGAATTGAAGACTCTTTGAAGAAAAACTTAATAACCAGCATCCTAGGGACAGACTTATCTCAGCTGCCCAAAAACAATGTTCTGAAAGAAACTGAGATATATGAAAATGATAAGTATATGGTCACATGTACACCAGACTTGTACAAACAATGTGATGACATAAAACAGCTATTTGCTATTAATAGACAACCAGACATGGTCTTCTTGGTGGTAGAGGAAGGGTTTTCAACAGAAGAGGTGTGGAAGCAGGTAGACAGTCTGCACAAAACAACTGGAAAACCGACAGAGGATTTCATAGTTGTGCTGCCCCTTagcaatgaaaagaaaaactctTACCCATTCCGATGCTACACCTTGGATCAGGTTTTCAGCAAACTGAAGCAACTGGCTGAAGAGAGACAACAGCCCACCAACCAGAG TGATGCTGACCATCCTGAGTCATCAAACAACTCAACAG GAGAGCACTCTGGCACCGAAGTGAACCTTGTTCTGCTGGGAATGACCGGGGCCGGAAAGAGTGCAAGTGGAAACACAATCCTCGGAGAGAATTGGTTCAATTCCAAAGCCAGTTCAATTCCGTTCACTACTGAGTGTCAGGAGGCAGAAACTGAGATAGGAGGTAGACGTGTCCGTGTCATTGATACCCCCGACATCTTTGATGAAAACAGAAAGTCATCAAATAAGGATCATGTGAGAAAGTGCAAAGATCTCTGTCAGTCAGGGCCTTGTGTGTACCTACTTGTGATTCATGTTAGCAGATTTACAgacggagagagaaagataCTGAAAAAGTTGGAAACAGCTTTTGGCAGAGAAGTTGTAAAACAAACAGTCGTCCTGTTCACACGTGGGGGAGATCTGCAGCATGGAGGGATGAGCTTTAAGGCTTTTCTGCGTGGCTGTCAGCCTGATCTCAAGAAGATAGTTGAGAAGTGTGGAGGAAGGTGTGTTGTCTTTGAGAACAGCACCTCGGGTTCAGATCAAGTGGAAGAGCTGATGCAGATAGTGGACAGGATgttaacagaaagaaagaagaatgtGCACGTATCAGGTCAGGTGCGTAA ATGA
- the LOC116674958 gene encoding GTPase IMAP family member 8 isoform X1, which yields MSRSKKISVAVLGIEDSLKKNLITSILGTDLSQLPKNNVLKETEIYENDKYMVTCTPDLYKQCDDIKQLFAINRQPDMVFLVVEEGFSTEEVWKQVDSLHKTTGKPTEDFIVVLPLSNEKKNSYPFRCYTLDQVFSKLKQLAEERQQPTNQSDADHPESSNNSTGEHSGTEVNLVLLGMTGAGKSASGNTILGENWFNSKASSIPFTTECQEAETEIGGRRVRVIDTPDIFDENRKSSNKDHVRKCKDLCQSGPCVYLLVIHVSRFTDGERKILKKLETAFGREVVKQTVVLFTRGGDLQHGGMSFKAFLRGCQPDLKKIVEKCGGRCVVFENSTSGSDQVEELMQIVDRMLTERKKNVHVSGQVRKGQGCNSSSV from the exons ATGTCTCGCA GTAAGAAGATCTCGGTCGCTGTCCTGGGAATTGAAGACTCTTTGAAGAAAAACTTAATAACCAGCATCCTAGGGACAGACTTATCTCAGCTGCCCAAAAACAATGTTCTGAAAGAAACTGAGATATATGAAAATGATAAGTATATGGTCACATGTACACCAGACTTGTACAAACAATGTGATGACATAAAACAGCTATTTGCTATTAATAGACAACCAGACATGGTCTTCTTGGTGGTAGAGGAAGGGTTTTCAACAGAAGAGGTGTGGAAGCAGGTAGACAGTCTGCACAAAACAACTGGAAAACCGACAGAGGATTTCATAGTTGTGCTGCCCCTTagcaatgaaaagaaaaactctTACCCATTCCGATGCTACACCTTGGATCAGGTTTTCAGCAAACTGAAGCAACTGGCTGAAGAGAGACAACAGCCCACCAACCAGAG TGATGCTGACCATCCTGAGTCATCAAACAACTCAACAG GAGAGCACTCTGGCACCGAAGTGAACCTTGTTCTGCTGGGAATGACCGGGGCCGGAAAGAGTGCAAGTGGAAACACAATCCTCGGAGAGAATTGGTTCAATTCCAAAGCCAGTTCAATTCCGTTCACTACTGAGTGTCAGGAGGCAGAAACTGAGATAGGAGGTAGACGTGTCCGTGTCATTGATACCCCCGACATCTTTGATGAAAACAGAAAGTCATCAAATAAGGATCATGTGAGAAAGTGCAAAGATCTCTGTCAGTCAGGGCCTTGTGTGTACCTACTTGTGATTCATGTTAGCAGATTTACAgacggagagagaaagataCTGAAAAAGTTGGAAACAGCTTTTGGCAGAGAAGTTGTAAAACAAACAGTCGTCCTGTTCACACGTGGGGGAGATCTGCAGCATGGAGGGATGAGCTTTAAGGCTTTTCTGCGTGGCTGTCAGCCTGATCTCAAGAAGATAGTTGAGAAGTGTGGAGGAAGGTGTGTTGTCTTTGAGAACAGCACCTCGGGTTCAGATCAAGTGGAAGAGCTGATGCAGATAGTGGACAGGATgttaacagaaagaaagaagaatgtGCACGTATCAGGTCAGGTGCGTAAAGGACAGGGATGTAATTCTTCTTCCGTCTAG